The following are from one region of the Amylibacter sp. IMCC11727 genome:
- the hydA gene encoding dihydropyrimidinase, with protein sequence MTKVIKGGTVCTADRAWKADVLIDGEIIKEIGVDLKGDEYIDAEGAYVIPGGIDPHTHLEMPFMGTTAAETFESGTWAAACGGTTMLVDFCLPGEDGSIVNGIKEWHRKSTPQICSDIGYHMAVTGWNETIFEEMKTAVDMGVNSFKHFMAYKGALMIEDDEMFASFQRCKELGALPMVHAENGDLVAILQEKYMNEGITGPEGHAYSRPPELEGEAANRAITIADAAGVPLYIVHVSCEQAHEAIRRARQKGMRVYGEPLAQFLTLDESEYFNTDWDHAARRVMSPPFRNKKHQDSLWAGLQAGSLQVVATDHAAFSTEQKRAGRDDFRIIPNGSNGLEERMPVLWTEGVEKGRLTPEEFVAVTSTNVAKILNIYPKKGAIVEGADADIVVWDPKISKTISPSNHHSVLDYNVFEGFEVTANARYTLSRGDVIWAWGKNSQPQPGRGRFVPRPAFPSAHTALSKWKALNSPRMIKRDPMNIPAGI encoded by the coding sequence ATGACCAAAGTCATCAAAGGCGGGACGGTTTGTACCGCAGATCGCGCTTGGAAGGCGGATGTTTTGATTGATGGGGAGATCATCAAGGAGATTGGCGTCGACCTAAAGGGCGATGAGTATATTGATGCCGAAGGGGCCTATGTGATCCCCGGTGGGATTGATCCGCACACGCATCTTGAGATGCCGTTCATGGGGACCACGGCGGCGGAGACGTTTGAAAGTGGCACTTGGGCGGCGGCTTGCGGGGGCACGACGATGCTGGTGGATTTCTGTCTGCCGGGCGAAGACGGCTCAATCGTGAATGGCATTAAGGAATGGCACCGCAAGTCCACGCCGCAGATTTGCAGCGATATCGGCTATCATATGGCGGTGACGGGCTGGAATGAAACCATCTTTGAAGAGATGAAAACAGCTGTGGACATGGGTGTAAATTCGTTCAAACACTTCATGGCCTATAAGGGCGCATTGATGATCGAAGACGACGAAATGTTCGCGTCTTTTCAACGGTGTAAAGAGTTGGGCGCACTGCCGATGGTGCATGCGGAAAACGGCGATTTGGTTGCGATCCTGCAAGAGAAATACATGAACGAGGGGATCACGGGGCCAGAGGGCCACGCCTATTCCCGCCCGCCAGAGTTAGAAGGCGAAGCAGCGAACCGCGCGATCACCATTGCGGATGCGGCGGGCGTTCCGCTCTACATCGTGCATGTGTCGTGTGAGCAGGCCCATGAAGCGATCCGCCGTGCGCGGCAAAAAGGGATGCGGGTGTATGGCGAGCCATTGGCGCAATTCCTGACGCTGGATGAGAGCGAGTATTTCAACACCGATTGGGACCACGCGGCGCGGCGTGTTATGTCGCCGCCATTCCGCAACAAAAAGCATCAGGACAGCCTGTGGGCTGGTTTGCAGGCGGGGTCTTTGCAGGTGGTGGCGACCGATCACGCGGCGTTTAGCACGGAGCAGAAACGCGCGGGGCGTGATGATTTTCGGATTATTCCGAACGGGTCAAACGGGCTCGAAGAACGGATGCCGGTGTTGTGGACTGAAGGGGTTGAAAAGGGCCGCCTGACGCCAGAAGAGTTTGTGGCGGTGACGTCCACGAATGTGGCAAAGATCCTGAACATCTATCCCAAGAAGGGCGCGATTGTTGAAGGGGCGGACGCGGATATCGTGGTGTGGGATCCGAAGATTTCCAAGACGATTAGCCCGAGCAATCATCATTCGGTGCTGGATTACAACGTGTTCGAAGGGTTCGAGGTGACGGCAAACGCGCGGTATACGCTGAGCCGTGGGGATGTGATTTGGGCTTGGGGCAAGAACTCGCAGCCGCAACCTGGGCGTGGACGGTTTGTGCCGCGTCCTGCGTTTCCATCGGCGCATACGGCGCTGAGCAAGTGGAAGGCGCTGAACTCGCCGCGCATGATCAAGCGCGATCCGATGAATATTCCAGCGGGGATTTGA